The Actinobacillus succinogenes 130Z region GGTAATGATTACAGCCTGATTTATTTTTCTGATCATGGTTTATCTCATCGGGATAAAGAAAGCAAGAAGATGACATTGCAGGTAGGTAATGAGCATAAAGAAAATTATCAAGTACCTTTTATTCGTATTTCCGGTGATGATTCGGAGCGACGAATCATAAAAACCCAACGTTCGGCATTTAACTTTATTTATGGTTTTGCCCACTGGCTGGGAATTCAGGAAAAAACACTCAGTAACGGCTATCAGTTTTTCTCAGAAATACCTGATGACGTAAAGGTTTTTAATTGGTATCAAGATGTTAATTTTGAACAGTTGCTTTCGGATCCGGCAGTAGTGGAATCAAGGTAATGGTTTAATCAAAATGTGCGGTATCTGACCGCACTTTATTGAGAGACGGATGATTAAGCGACGATACCGAATTTTTCTTTCATTAAGGCTTCGAAATCGGTGCAACCGCCAATCGGTTTTTCGTCAATGAAAATTTGCGGAACGGTTTCAACCGGTTTGCCCACTGATTTAGATAAATCTTCCTTGGTGATACCTTCCGCGTGAATATCAACATAACGATAGTCAAAATCCGCCACTTCATTTTTCAGTTTTTCTGCCAGATTTTTTGCTCGTACGCAATAAGGGCAGCCGGGGCGACCAAAAATTACTGTAAACATAGTTTTTTTTCTCCTTGAGTAAGTTTGTTTATCTTTTTAAATGGGTGTGACGACGTTTATTTTCGCCAAATCAGGGCGAAAAATATGCCGTTTAGTCATTCGAAACAAACGGTTTTCAACGCGGAGCAAGCGAAAAATAAGCTCATCCCTTCGGGTTGAGCCTAAAATAGCTGCATACGTTGTTGTAAAATTTGTTGATAGGGTTGTTATTTACGGCGTTTACTCCTGGTCTGCGGTCTGTTTTAGATGGCAACGCAGTCGGTATAAAAGATAAACAACCCTAAAGTTTTCCGTATTTTACCGATTCCCGATAAAAGAAAAAAGCGGGTTTTACCGAATAGTTCGATTGATATTTTGTATCAAATTGACGACGAAGATCACAAATCGGATAAAATATAAAGATTTTTAACCGCACTTTAGCGTAAGATGAGCAGAACGGATTAACAGGAGGGGTGCCGATGATTATTTATTTACATGGTTTTTCTTCAAGTCATGCCAATGATTATGAAAAAATGACGCAACTGCATTATATTGACGAAGATGTGCGTTTTATTAATTACAGCACCATGCATCCGCGTCACGATATGCAACATTTGTTGCAAGAAGTACATAAACTGATTTCCCGCAGCGAAGACAAATCACCGCTGATTTGCGGTTTGGGATTAGGCGGATACTGGGCGGAGCGAATAGGGTTTCTATGCGGGATTAAACAAGTGTTATTTAATCCGGATTTATTCCCGAATGAAACTTTACAGCATAAAATTGATCGCCCGGAAGAATTTGAAGACATTAAAACGAAATGCGTCAGCAGTTTTCGTGAGAAAAATAAAGGGCGTTGTCTGGTATTTTTAGCCAGTCTGGATGAGCGTTTGAATGCCAATCGTACGGCAGACGAACTGGCGCCTTATTACGATATTGTGTGGGATGATATCGCGACGCATGAATTCGATAAAATTGCACAATATGTGCTGACTATTAGGGATTTCAAAAATAAAGCTTAGAAAATGAAAACCGACCCGTACATGCCGTATGAGTCGGTTTGTCAGAACGATTAAAACAGCGTTAATAACGCCTGTACCGGATGTTTAAGCACTTGTTGTTCGATGCGTTTTACTTGACTGCGGCAGGAATATCCCGTCGCCAGACAATATTTCGGATCTTTGCCGGTTAATTTCTCACCCCAAGAGGCGTCATAAATAGCTTTCGACATGACTTGATTTTGCACTTCGTGTCCGAATACGCCCGCCATGCCGCAACAGCCTACATTCTGAATCTGCAAATGTTCGCCGAATGCGGTAAAAATCTGCTGCCATTCTTTAGGACTGGTCGGCATAAACGTCGCTTCCGTACAATGCGGGAATAAATGCCATTCGTGACAAGTGCGGTCGGATTTTTGCATGTTTTTGACCGCACTTTGCAAGCGTTTCGCCGTGAGTTGCGAACACAGCCATTCGTGAGACGTTATTACATGGAAATCGCCGCGTTCGGTTGCTAACACTTCTTGATATTCATCACGGTAGGACAATACGATAGCGGGATCGACGCCCACCAGCGGTATACCCAATTTCGCCATGCGATTCAACATTTCCGCCTGATTTTTCGCCGTACGGGTGAACTGCTTTAAGAAGCCTTTAATGTGTTGCGCTTTTCCGTTCGGTTTGAACGGTAATAAAATCGGCTGGTAACCTAATTTCTGACATAACGTCACAAAATCCGCCACCACTTTGGCATCGTAATAGGATGTCCAAGGATCTTGCACCACCAGCAACATATTTTCTTTTTCTACAGCGCTTAAGTTTTCCAGCTGTTCCAGGGATTTGCCCCGATAACCTACTTCCACCAGTTGAGTTTGCAAATTCGGTGTGGAAAGCAACGGTAAATCCGTCATTCCGATGGTTTTTTCCACCGCATTTTGTACCAGTTTATTGCGGTTGAAAAAATTAAAGAACCTAGGTGCTTTAGCTAAATAAGG contains the following coding sequences:
- a CDS encoding GrxA family glutaredoxin; the protein is MFTVIFGRPGCPYCVRAKNLAEKLKNEVADFDYRYVDIHAEGITKEDLSKSVGKPVETVPQIFIDEKPIGGCTDFEALMKEKFGIVA
- the ycfP gene encoding alpha/beta hydrolase YcfP, which gives rise to MIIYLHGFSSSHANDYEKMTQLHYIDEDVRFINYSTMHPRHDMQHLLQEVHKLISRSEDKSPLICGLGLGGYWAERIGFLCGIKQVLFNPDLFPNETLQHKIDRPEEFEDIKTKCVSSFREKNKGRCLVFLASLDERLNANRTADELAPYYDIVWDDIATHEFDKIAQYVLTIRDFKNKA